A window from Felis catus isolate Fca126 chromosome B1, F.catus_Fca126_mat1.0, whole genome shotgun sequence encodes these proteins:
- the RELL1 gene encoding RELT-like protein 1 isoform X1: protein MGGWTLGGWILSGCPLPAWSQIQSGGGEGCSSCSSGSCIEVGGGLKFHYKDNGGSRTLHSKTETTPSPTNNTGNGHPEYIAYALVPVFFIMGLFGVLICHLLKKKGYRCTTEAEQDVEEEKVEKIELNDSVNENSDTVGQIVHIIMKNEANVDVLKAMVADNSLGDPESPVTPSTPGSPPVSPGPLSPGGTPGKHICGHHLHTVGGAVERDVCHRCRHKRWHFIRPTNKSKQGHARRQGEVTVLSVGRFRVTKVEHKSNQKERRSLMSVSGTDGVNGEVPVTPVRGERSDSE, encoded by the exons ATGGGTGGGTGGACTCTGGGCGGCTGGATCCTATCTGGAtgtcccctccctgcctggtCACAGAttcagagtgggggtggggagggctgtaGCAGCTGTTCATCTGGAAGTTGTATAGAAGTTGGCGGTGGCCTGAAGTTTCACTACAAAG ACAATGGTGGCAGCCGCACGTTGCACTCCAAAACGGAGACGACACCGTCGCCCACTAACAATACTGGCAATGGACACCCAGAGTATATCGCATATGCGCTCGTCCCTGTGTTCTTCATCATGGGTCTCTTCGGCGTCCTCATCTGCCACCTGCTCAAGAAGAAAGGCTATCGTTGTACAACAGAAGCCGAGCAAGATGTGGAAGAGGAAAAGGTTGAAAAGATAG AGTTGAATGACAGTGTAAATGAAAACAGTGACACCGTTGGGCAGATTGTTCACATCATCATGAAAAATGAAG caaaCGTTGATGTTTTAAAGGCAATGGTAGCAGATAACAGCCTGGGTGACCCTGAAAG CCCTGTGACGCCCAGCACTCCTGGGAGCCCACCTGTGAGTCCCGGGCCCCTGTCGCCAGGAGGCACCCCCGGGAAGCACATCTGTGGCCACCATCTGCACACAGTGGGCGGTGCTGTCGAGAGGGACGTGTGTCATCGGTGTAGGCACAAACGGTGGCACTTCATAAGACCTACCAACAAATCCAAACAGGGCCACGCGAGGCGTCAGGGAGAGGTCACCGTCCTCTCTGTTGGCAG GTTTAGAGTGACAAAAGTGGAACACAAGTCAAACCAGAAGGAGCGGAGAAGTTTGATGTCAGTTAGTGGGACTGACGGCGTCAATGGGGAGGTGCCTGTGACACCTGTGAGGGGAGAACGGAGTGACTCAGAGTAG